The window TGACCATCGCGGTGCCCTCGGCGTGCGTGATGGGCGTCGCGGGGATCGCCGCCGCGTCCGTCGGCAGCCTCACCGAGGACAGCGCCGCGGAGGCGCAGACGACCGCGGCGGACGCGCAGCCGGTCAAGCCGGCCGCCGCCAACAACAAGCTGGACACGCAGCTGCAGAGTCTCTCCGCCGGCGCGGACGACTTCGCCGACCGGGCCAGCCGTACGCAGGAACGTATCGACCTCAAGGCTCAGCAGGCGGCCGAGCGGAAGCGGGCGGCGGAAGAGGCGGCCCGCAAGGAGCGGCTGCGCCCGAAGTTCGCCATGCCGGTCGCCCGCCACGGACTCAGCGCGCAGTACGGCCAGTCCGGCATCAACTGGATGTCCCTGCACACCGGCATCGACTTCCCCGTCTCGTACGGCACGACCGTGATGGCCGCGACCGACGGCACCGTCCGCACCCAGTGGAACAGCGCCTACGGCAACATGCTGATCCTGACGGCGAAGGACGGCACGGAGACGTGGTACTGCCACCTCTCCACCTACACGGTCCCCTCCGGTACGACCGTGAAGGCCGGCGACTCGATCGCGCGCTCGGGCAACTCCGGCAACTCCACCGGCCCTCATCTGCACTTCGAGGTGCGGCCGGGCGGCGGCTCGCCGATCGACCCGCTTCCGTGGCTGCGCAGCCACGGCGTGGACCCGACGTAACGTCTCGGCAGCCTCCGCCGGTCCGGCCGGCGGAGGCTCACCTCACAGGGCTTCAGCGCCCCGGGGCTACAGCTTCTCCACCGGCGCGTACCGCAGCAGCAGCCGCTTCGGCTTGTCCCCGAAGTCGATCGTCGCCTCGGCGTTCGCGCCCGTGCCCTTGACCGCCACGACGGTCCCGAGCCCGAACTGGTCGTGTGTGACCCGGTCCCCGACCGCCAGTGACACGACCGGCTTCTCGGCGGTGCGGCGCGTGGCGAAACCGGAGGCGCCCGACGCCGACGACCGCGAACGGGACGACGACAGCGAGGACGCCACGGCGGAGACCGGCCCGGAGGACGCGGGCGCGGTCGCACCGGTCCGCTTCCACTCCAGATGGGTCGGCGGGATCTCCTCCAGGAACCGGGAGGGCGGGTTGTACGACGGCTGGCCCCAAGCGCTGCGCAGGGTGGAGCGGGTCAGATAGAGCCGTTCCCGCGCGCGCGTGATGCCCACGTACGCCAGGCGCCGCTCCTCCTCCAGCTCCTTGGTCTGGCCGAGGGCGCGCATGTGCGGGAAGACGCCGTCCTCCATGCCGGTCAGGAAGACGACCGGGAACTCCAGGCCCTTGGCGGTGTGCAGGGTCATCAGGGTGATGACGCCGTCGCCGTCCTCCTCGTCGGGGATCTGGTCGGAGTCGGCGACCAGCGCGACCTTCTCAAGGAAGTCGGCCAGCGTTCCCTGCTCGTCCTCGGCGCGCTCCTGCTCGAACTCCATGGCGACGGCGGCGAGTTCCTGGAGGTTCTCGATCCGGGTCTCGTCCTGCGGGTCGGTGGAGGCCTGCAGTTCGGCGAGGTACCCGGTACGGTCCAGGATCGCCTCCAGCACGGTGGCGGGGCCGGCGCCGGACTCGACGACCGTACGGAGGTCCTCCATCAGCGTGTTGAACCGCTTGACGGCGTTGGTGGAGCGCGCGGCCATGCCGTACGCCTCGTCGACGCGCTTCAGCGCCTGCGGGAAGCTGATCTTCTCGCGCTGGGAGAGGGCGTCGATCATCGCCTCTGCGCGGTCGCCGATGCCCCGCTTGGGGACGTTGAGGATCCGGCGCAGCGGCACCGAGTCCTCCGGGTTGGCCAGGACGCGCAGGTAGGCCAGGACGTCCCGGACCTCCTTGCGCTCGTAGAAGCGGACGCCGCCGACGACCTTGTAGGGCAGGCCGACGCGGATGAAGATCTCTTCGAAGACACGGGACTGGGCGTTGGTGCGGTAGAAGACGGCGACATCGCCCGCCTTCGCCTCGCCCGCGTCGGTGAGACGGTCTATCTCGTCGGCGACGAACTGCGCCTCGTCGTGCTCGGTGTCGGCGACGTAGCCGGTGATCCGCGCGCCCGTGCCCGCGTTGGTCCACAGGTTCTTGGGGCGGCGGGACTCGTTGCGCTCGATGACCGCGTTGGCCGCGGTCAGGATCGTCTGTGTGGAGCGGTAGTTCTGCTCCAGGAGGATCGTCGTCGCGTCCGGGTAGTCCTCCTCGAACTGGAGGATGTTGCGGATCGTCGCGCCGCGGAAGGCGTAGATCGACTGGTCGGCGTCGCCCACCACGCACAGCTCGGCGGGCGGCAGGTCGTCCGCGCTGGGCGGTACGTCGACGGGGTGCTCGGAGGTGCCCACGAGCTCCCGGACGAGGGAGTACTGGGCGTGGTTGGTGTCCTGGTACTCGTCCACCAGCACATGGCGGAAGCGGCGGTGGTAGTGCTCGGCGACGTCCGGGAAGGCGCGCAGCAGGTTGACCGTCGTCATGATCAGGTCGTCGAAGTCGAGGGCGTTCGCCTCGCGCAGCCGTGACTGGTACATCGCGTAGGCCTGGGCGAGGGTCTTCTCGAAGCCGTCGGCGGCCTGGGCGGCGAAATCCTCCTCGTCGATCAGCTCGTTCTTCAGGTTGCTGATCTTGGCGCTGAAGGACTTCGGCGGGAAGCGCTTGGGGTCGAGGTCCAGGTCGCGGCAGACCAGGGCCATCAGGCGCTTGGAGTCGGCGGCGTCGTAGATCGAGAAGCTCGAGGTGAAGCCGAGCTTCTTGCTCTCCCGGCGCAGGATGCGCACGCAGGCGCTGTGGAACGTCATCACCCACATGGCGTTCGCGCGCGGGCCGACGAGTTGTTCGACGCGCTCCTTCATCTCGCCGGCGGCCTTGTTGGTGAAGGTGATGGCGAGGATCTGGCCCGGGTGGACGTCCCGCTCGGCGAGCAGGTGGGCGATGCGGTGCGTGAGCACGCGGGTCTTGCCGGAGCCGGCGCCGGCGACGATGAGCAGCGGGGAGCCGGAGTGGGTGACGGCGGCGCGCTGGTTGTCGTTCAGCCCCTCCAGGAGCGCGGCGGCGTCCACCGGCGGGCGCGCGGCGCCGCCCCGGTAGTAGGCGTCGCGGTCCGGCGGCACGTCGAACTTCCCGCCGAACAGATCGTCCGGGACCGGCTCCGGTCCGTGATCGTCCTCGGGCGGCGGCGGGGGCTCGTCCGCGGGGCCCCGCTGGGCCTGGAGGTCCGCCAGGAAGCTGTCGTCAAAGAGGCTGCTCATCGCTCTCCGAGTCTAGGGCGCCCCACTGACAGCCCGCCGCCGCCCTGAGAACATCGCCGAAAGCACCCCCCCGTCACCCTCCAGGTCCGGGTGATCACAGGCCGCTATGGCCTCCACAATTGCGGACGAATGATGACCGACCTCCCCCGATTGATCACTCTCGGCGACGCTCATGAGTAAGGTCACGGAAATGTATCGGGCATATCACCCATCAACCTTCACAAGGGCCACACGAGTTGGCTACCGTGCGAGGAGGCCACACGACCCCCACCGGCGAACCTCGCCGGGCCGCGTGGCCTCCGCCGAGTCCGGCGTGCCGCAGCGGCAGCCAGAGCCGGGGACCCAACCGAGACCCCGGGGTGAATCGGCCCGACTCCCTTTCCGGAGAAGGCCGTAGGGCAACCCTTCCGAAGCACCCGCCCGAACCCGACAGCTAACCCGGTAGGCGGAGCATGGAAGGAGTCGCCTCCCTTGGCGTCGCACCGCAAGTCGCGTCCTACGGGTTCGCGCGTGGCAGGCATACGGACCCCCGCCCTCGCAACGGCGGCCCTCACCTCCGTGGCCCTGCTGTCCCAGTCGGCCAACGCCGCCCCCGAGGCCGACGACAAGCCCAGCCTGGAGGAAGTCGAGAAGAAGGTCGACGACCTCTACCGCCAGGCCGGGTCCGCGACCGAGAAGTACAACGGGGCGAAGGAGAAGACCGCCAAGCAGCGCAAGCGCGTCGACACCCTCCTCGACGACGTCGCCCAGCGCACCGAGAAGCTGAACGAGGCGCGGGAGGAGCTGGGCACCTTCGCCGCCGCCCAGTACCGCACCGGCGCCTCCGCCCCGGACACGGCGACGTTCCTGCTCGCGGACACCCCGCAGGACTACTTCGACCAGACCCAGCTGATGGACCGGATGACCGGCCGTCAGAAAGTGGCGGTCGACGACTACATCACTCAGCAGTCAGAGACGATGGAGAAGCGTCAGGAGGCCGCCGAGAGCCTCGAGACGCTCACCGAGTCGCAGGGCGACCTGAAGACGGCCAAGGCCACCGTCCAGCGGAAGCTCGCGGACGCGCGCGAGTTGCTGTCGAAGCTGACCGCCGAGGAGAAGGCGCGGCTCGCGGCGATCGAGAAGGAGAAGCAGCAGGAGGCGGCCCGCAAGGCCGCCGAGCTGGCCCGGCAGCAGGCCGAGCAGCAGAAGGAGCGGGAGCAGGAGCAGGAGGCCGCCCAGCAGCAGGGCGGCGGCTCCTCCTCGGCGGGTTCGTCCTCGGGGTCGTCGTCCACCGCGCCCGACTCCTCGTACGCCACCAAGGCCGACAAGGCGCTCGCCTTCGCCCGCGCCCAGATCGGCAAGCCGTACGTCTGGGGCGCCACCGGCCCTGGCTCCTACGACTGCTCCGGCATCACCCAGGCCGCCTGGAAGGCCGCCGGGGTGACCCTGCCGCGCACGACGTACGACCAGGTCAACGCCGGCACCACGGTCCCCCTGGCCGACGCACAGCCCGGTGACCTGGTCTTCTTCTACGACGATGTCACCCACGTGGGTATCTACATCGGCAACGGCATGATGATCCACGCTCCGAAGCCCGGCACGTACGTGCGCGAGGAGTCGATCTACTACGACGGCGAGTCGTCGATCCACAGCGTGGTGCGTCCGGCCTGACGGGTCTCGCAGGTTTTTGGGACCCCGCGCGCGTGGCCTGCCCGTAACGCGCGCGGGGCCTACCTAGCATCGGGCCCATGCCCGCGACCTCCCCCTCCGTCGCCTGGTGGGCGCGGCGTGCCCCGGCGGCCAGTGCCGCCGTGCTGGCGACCGGCACCCTGTCGGTCGGTCTGGATCTGGCGGGGTACGAGGTCCTCTCGCTCATCGCCCTCGCTCTCGCCTGCGCGGCCTGGCTGCTGTTCGCCGCGGACTTCACCCTGCGGCTGCTGCGGGCCGGGACGAGGTGGCGGGCGTACATCCGCAGGCCGGGCGTCCTCGAGAGCGTGACGACGACGGCCCTCACCACCGTGGCGGCGACCGCTGTCCTCGGGACCGCCTTCTCGGCGGCGGGCTCGCAGGCTCTGGCCGTGACGCTGCTGGTGCTCGCCGTGCTGCTCTGGCCGGTGCCGCTCGTCCTCGTCCCGCAGGGCGAGCAGCGGCGCAGGCCCGGGACGGTGTTCGCGCGCTGCATGGCCACCCAGGGGCTCGCCGTGCTCGGTGCCACGCTGGCCGCGGCCGAGTCGGAGGCGTGGCTCGCGCACGCGGCGCTGGTGCTGTTCTGGCTGGGGCTGGTGCTGTACGTCTTCGCCCTGGTCCGTTTCGATGTGCGGCAGGTGGCCGAGGGCACCGGCGATCACTGGCTCGCGGGCGGGGCCCTCGCCCTCTCGGCGCTCGCCGGGGCGCTGCTGATCAGCGCCGACAGCGTGCGTCTGTACCTGTGGAACGTGGACGACCGGGACGTCCTGCGCAATATGACCGTCGCCCTGCTCGTGCTCGCGCTGGTCTGTTACGCCGTCCTGCTCGCCGCCGAGTTCCTGTGGCCCCGGCCCCGTGATGACGTCCGCCGCTGGGCGACCGTGTTCACCTGGGCCACGACGGGGACGGCGGCACTGGGCGTCGCCGTCGCCCTCGACGTCTCCTGGCTCGACGGTTTCGGGGAGGCACTGTTGTGGATCGCCATCGCCGCGTGGCTGGTGGCCGCCGCCCTGACGGCCGCCGCGGCCCGGTCCGGTGCCCGGCCCGGCCGGCGGGTCAGGTCCAGAGCACGGCGATGAAGACGTTCGCCGTGGTCAGCAGCCCGACCAGGCCGAACAGGCCCTTGTCCACCTTCTCGTCGTCCCGTTTCACATAGACCAGGCCGAGGATCACGATCAGCAGGGCCAGCTTCACACCTATCTTGATGTTGTTCACGGACTGGTCGTCGGCCTGGTTGAGGCCGATCAGGATCACACCGGTGACCAGCATCGTCAGCGCGCCGTGCAGCATCGCCGGGGTGTAGCGGGCGGTGCCCTCGCCCATCGCCTTCATCTGGGTGAGAAAGCCGCCCAGGAGCGAGGCGATGCCGATGATGTGGAGACCGACGAAGAGGTGGATGAGAACGTCCATGAGGCCGGAGCCTAATCAGGGGGTCCGATCCGCCCGGCACCGGCCCACCGATGCATATATGCGCCCCATAGCACCCGATCACTGGCACTCGCCCGGGAAATCGACGCATCGGTCATCACGCTGAGTGAAGACGACGGCGCCGGGGCGGGATCACGGTCGCATACGGTCACCGCCGGTCCTCTCGGGACAGTTCCGCGCACCGGCCACGGGCCCGCCATGGCGAGGTTTAGCGTCCTGCCCCAGGTGACCGGCTCCCCACCGCCGCCCGGGCCAGGGGCGGCAGTCGGGCACCACCGCCAGAAGGTCCGGCGGCGGCCCGCTTCCCCTGTGCGGGCCGTCGCCGGACGCGCAGGCCGCCCGTCCGCTCCCCACTGCGGTCGTCGCACGCCCGGCGGTCGCAGGAAAGGACGTGGCACCCCAGGTGGCAGCGCACCGCAAGCCCCGACAGCGCACCGCGAGCGGCAACACGGCCCGTACGGCCGCCACGATCGCGCTCGCCGGCGCGGCGACCGCGACGGGCTTCGACGGAACCGGACACGCCGAACCGCAGCTCACCCCCGGCCAGGTCAAGGCCGAGGTGGACAAGCTGTACCAGGAGGCGGAGGTCGCCACCGAGAAGTACAACAGGGCGAAGGAGAAGGCCGACGCCGCCGGAGAGCGGATCAGGAAGCTCCAGGACCAGGCGGCCCGCAAGGAGGAACGGCTCAACTCGGCCCGCGACGCCCTGGGCTCCCTCGCCGCCGCGCAGTACCGGGACGGCGGCATCGACCCCGCCCTCCGGCTCGCCCTGTCCGACGACCCCGACCGGTACCTCGAGAACGCCGAGTTCGTGGAGCGGGCCGGCAACCGGCAGAAGTCCGCCGTCGCGGGTGTCCGCAAGCAGCTCCGGGAGATCGAGCAGCTGCGCGGGGCCGCCCACATCGAGCTGACGTCCCTGAAGTCGCGGCAGACGGAGCTGAAGCGGCACAAGAAGACGATCACCGGCAAGCTGGGCTCCGCACGGCAGCTGCTGTCCCGGCTCACCCCGCAGGAACGTGCCGGCCTGGGCGAAGGGCCCGGCACGGACCGCGCCTCCCGCTCCTCGACGGGCCTCCGGGACACCCTGGCGGCCCCCGGTTCCGCCGCCTCGCAGGCGCCCAACGCCCGCGCTGCCGCCGCCGTCTCCTACGCCTACCAGAAGCTCGGCAGCCCCTACGTCTGGGGCGCGACCGGCCCGGACGCCTTCGACTGCTCGGGCCTCGTCCAGGCCGCGTACCGCTCCGCGGGCGTCGCACTGCCCCGCACGACGTACTCCCAGATCGCCGCCGGCCGCCGCGTCTCCCGTTCCGAACTCCTCCCCGGTGACCTGGTCTTCTACTACGCCGGTATCAGCCACGTCGGTATCTACGTGGGCAACGGCCAGATGATCCACGCCCCCAACTCATCGGCCCCGGTACGGGTCGCCCCGCTCGACGAGATGCCGTACGCGGGGGCGACACGGGTGGTCTGACGGGTGGTCCGGCACGGGACCTACGGGCAGGGTGGACCGCGACGGCGCAGGCCGACCCGGTCGCCGGGTCACACCAGCCGTCGCGCCGTGGCCCACCTGGTCAGCTCGTGCCGGTTGGAGAGCTGGAGCTTGCGCAGGACCGCCGAGACATGCGACTCGACCGTCTTCACGGAGATGAACAGCTGCTTGGCTATCTCCTTGTACGCGTACCCCCGGGCGATGAGCCGCAGCACCTCGCGCTCGCGCTGCGTCAGCCGGTCCAGGTCCTCGTCGACCGGGGGAGCGTCCGTGGAGGCGAAGGCGTCGAGGACGAACCCGGCCAGCCGCGGGGAGAACACCGCGTCGCCCTCCTGGACGCGGAAGACGGAGTCGACGAGGTCCGTGCCGGTGATCGTCTTGGTGACATACCCGCGGGCCCCGCCGCGGATCACGCCGATCACGTCCTCCGCCGCGTCCGACACGGACAGCGCGAGGAAGCGGACCGGCTGCTCGGGGTCGGCCATCAAGGGGGCGCAGCGGCGCAGTACCTCCACCCCGCCACCGCCCGGGAGATGCACGTCGAGGAGAACCACCTCGGGCCGGGTCGCGGTGATGACCGTGACCGCCTGGTCGACGTCCGCGGCCTCGCCGACGACCTCGACACCGGTCTGCTCGGTCTGCCCGATCTCGGCCTGGACCCCCGTACGGAACATGCGGTGGTCGTCGACGAGGACCACGCGCACCCGACGCCCGCCGGTGCCGCCGCCCGGCTCCCCGGGCCCGGCCGCCTCCGCCGCTCCCCCTGTACCGTTCGCCTCGGTCGGGTCGCTCATGACGTCTTCTCCGCCCTCTCCATCTCCAGCTCGACCTCCGTGCCGCCGTCCGGCACCGCGCGCAGCCGCGCCGTGCCGCCGTGGCGCTCCATGCGGCCGATGATCGATTCTCTGACACCCATGCGGTCGGCGGGTATCGAGTCGAGGTCGAAGCCGGGGCCGCGATCCCGGACGGACACGAAGACCGTCTTCCCCTCGACCTCGGCGTAGACCTGTACGGCTCCGCCCTCGCCACCGTACTTGGCGGCGTTCACCATCGCTTCCCGCGCGGCCTGCATCTGTGCGCCGGTCCCCTCGTCGAGCGGGCAGTCCCCCACCACCACGACTTCGATGGGCACGCCGTGCTTGTCCTCCACCTCGGCTGCGTTGCGCCGCACGGCGTCGGCGAGGGTGGTGGGTTCGTCGGCCTCGTCCTTGCCGGTGCCCTCGGGCTTGTAGAGCCAGGTGCGCAGGTCCCGCTCTTGGGCGCGGGCGAGGCGGCGCACCTCGCCCGCGTTCTCCGCGTTGCGCTGGATCAGGGTGAGGGTGTGCAGCACCGAGTCGTGGACATGGGCGGCGACCTCCGCGCGCTCCTGGGCGCGGATGCGCATCAGGCGCTCCTCGGAGAGGTCCTGCGTCATACGCACCAGATAGGGCCCGGCGAGAAGCGTGATCCCGACGAGGACCGCGAGGGCCGCCTGCAGGACGGAGCCGAGGTGGGCGGCGGAGCCCTGCAGGACGAAGATGCCGGAGACACCGGCCGTCACCAGCAGCACCCCGCCCACCGCGCGCAGCAGCGTGACCGTGCGCCGGCGACGGCCGACCTCGACCCAGCGGGCGCGGCGGGCGTTGTCCGCCTGCCGCCAGACCAGGGCGACGCCCGCGCCGACGAGCACCGCCGGCCACAGGTACACCCGGGCCCCGCCGCTGAGGTTCACATTGCCCACGAACACCAGGGCCACGGCGACCATGAGCAGCAGGGCCACTATCTGGCCCTTGTCGGGTTTGCGGGCGACAAGCCTGCGGCGGCCGTCGGCCGAGGCCTCCGCGGCGGCCGGCGGCTTCTGCGCGTCGACTCCGCCGACGCCGAGCGGGACGAAGAACCAGAACGCGGCGTACAGCAGCGCACCGAGGCCGTCGGCCATGAACAGGCCGACGAACACGAGCCGCACCCAGACGACGGGCAGCCCGAGATGCCCGGCGAGCCCTCGCGCCACGCCACCGAGCCAGCGTCCGTCACTGCTGCGGTAGAGCTTGCGCGGCGGCCGCGGTTCGGCGAGTGGCGCTGCTGCGGCTTCCGACATGCCATTGATGGTCACACGGCCGCAGGGCAGGAGCATCAGGGTCGACCCCGGAGACTCCCCTGATCTCCGAACCCCGGCCCGTCGAACGCTTCCCGAGCCGTTCCTCAGGGCCGATATCAGGGTCCGGCCAGGGTCGTTCCGACTGCCGCGGCGGCGTCGCGCCCGTCACCATGGACTCATGACCGATCACGAGCACGCCGCGACGGGTCCGGGACCCGGCTCCGGCCCGCGCCCCGCACCGGGCGCCGGGCCGCAGGACGCCGCGCCCACGGGCTCCCCCGCGCAGGGGCGTGCGGGCGCGGGAGAACAGGGAGGAGCTCCCGACACGGCCGACGCGACCGGCGCGACCGGCCCTGCCGGGGAAACGGCCCCTCCCGGCGAGCCCGGCCAGCCCGGCCCTGCCGACGCGCCCGGCCCTCCCCGGGCGTTCCGCCGCGACCGCCGCCACAAGACCCTGGCCGGCGTCTGCTCCGGGCTCGGGCGGCAGTGCGACATGGACCCGGTGATCTTCCGCATCACGCTCGCGGTGCTCTCCGTGACCGGCGGCATCGGTCTGCTCTTCTACGGCTTCGTCTGGCTCCTCGTCCCGTACGAGGACGAGGAAGAGAACGAGGTGCGCAAGCTGCTGACCGGCCGGGTCGACGGCCAGGCCCTGACGGCCGTGCTGTTCGCGCTGGTCGGCTGCGGAGTGTTCCTGACCCTGCTGAACAACGGCGGAGTGCTGACCTTCGCCTTCGTCCTGTCCATACTCCTGGCCGGCTCCGGATTCTGGTCACGCCAGCGCGGCGCCCCCAGCCCCGACCCGCTGGCCGCCCAAGCCGTGGCCGACGCCCCACCCGAACCCCAGGCGCCGCCGGTCTTCGTCACCGCCCCCTCCTGGTGGCGCGACCCCATCGTCAAGGACGGCACCCACATCGGCGGCACGGGCTATCTGTGGGGCCCCCGCGACGCCCGCGACCCGGATGTCGCGGCAGCCATCAACATCGGGCGCGGCACCCGGGCCGGCGGCCGCGAGGACATACCCGTCCCGCGCACCCGGCCTCCCGAGCCGCGCGGCCCCCGCTGGATCGGCGGCTGGGTCTTCCTGCTGGCCCTGCTCGCAGGCGCCCTGGGCACCGACCTGACCTGGGAAACGCACCCGCTGGGCACCAGCCTGCAGACGGGCCTGGCCTGCGCGCTCGCCGTCCTGGGCCTGGGCATAGCCGTCAGCGCCTTCCTGGGGCGGACAGGGGCGGGCTCGATCCTGCTGGCGGTCATCACGGCCGGGCTGCTCGCCGGGTCGGCGGCCCTGCCCAAGGACATCGGCACCCAGTGGGCCCGCACGACCTGGCGGCCCGCCTCGGTGGCAGACGTACGGGAGCAGTACGAACTGGGCACCGGCGTCGGCACCCTCGACCTGACCGGGCTGGACATGGCCGGGAGACAGACCGTGACGACCAGCGCCGACGTGGGCATCGGCCGGGTGAAGGTGCTCGTGCCCGAGGACGTGACCGTGCGGCTGAGCGTCGACGTGGGGCTCGGCGACCTCCAGTTGCCGGGCGACGACACGAAGGACGTGGATGTGAAACCGGGCCAGCAGAAGGAGATCACCCTCTCCCCCGCCAAGGGTGTCGAGAGGTCCGGCACCATCGACCTGGACCTCCAGGTCGGCATGGGACAGGTGGAGGTGACCCGTGCTGCGTCATGAGCCCCGGCCCGGAACGCTGGTCGCCGGTGTCGTTCTCGTCCTGACGGGCGTCCTGTACGCCGGTGATGCGGGCGGCGCCTGGGAGATCCCGTGGTTCCTGGCGATCCCCCTTGTCACGGGCGGACTGTGCCTGGCCGGCGCGGTGGCGTTCCTGACGGGCCGCCTGCGCCGGCGCCGCACGACGGGCCGGACCGCCACCGACTAGCCACCGACGCCCCGGGCTTCCGGACGCCTCGGGCTCCGGGCTCTGGGCTGCGGCCCCCGGCCCCCGGCTATCGGCTATCGGTACTCCCGCCTCTGCCGTCGTCGCGACCTCAGGGCCGCGTCCACGGACAGCAGGGGGGCGCCCGCCAGGACGAGGGGTGTCCAGGCCATGAGGTAGGCGAGGTCGTTGCCGTAGTAGTAGGGATCGGAGGCCCAGCTCACGGTCAGCCACAGGCTGAGGGAGATCAGCGCGCCGCCGAGTGCGGCCAGACGGGCGAGCACGCCGAGCAGGGTGCCGATGCCGACGGCCAGTTCGCCGAAGGCGATGGCGTAGCCAAAGCCGACCGGGCTCTTCAGGGAGAGGTCGACCAGGGCGGGAATGGCGGAGGAGTCGCGGACGGCGCGCATCATGTCGCCGATCGACCCGGCGCCGGAGTCCTTCATGAAGGCGCTGTCGGTGAGTTTGTCCAGGCCGGCGTAGATGAAGGTGACGCCGAGGAAGATGCGCAGAGGAAGGAGGGCGTAGCGGCCGAGGGTGTCCCGCCAACCTCCGTCACCGCGGTAGTGGGGGCCGTTCGTGTCCGTACGCATACTGTGAGTCATCGCTGCAAGCCGCCTCTCGCCGCCGGTGCCGAGACCCCCTCAACAGACCATACGTACGACAAACAGACCGCGCTCAACCCTGTCTGTCCCCAATTGTTGCCCGTTGTTGCCCGACCGCCGGAGCCGGCGGGCAGCCGTCACTCCGTCACATCAACGGCGTACCGGTTCGTCTCCACGCCCGCCGCCGTGACCACCTGCACGTCCACCCGCCCCGGTTCGACATCCGCCGGCACCGGCACCGTCAGCAGGGTGTCCGCCGGGTTGCTGAAGCCGCCGGGTACCGGTACCAGGGGCACGTGGACGTGCACGGCACCCACCCGGACGACCATCCGGGCCAGCCGGTCGGCACCCTGCGCGCCCGGCGGCACGAAGCCGGCGCCCCGGATCTCGATGTCGTCGCCCGTGCGGATCGGCCCGTCGAGGTCGCCCGCCTCCCGGGCCCGGACCACGGAGAGGATGACCGGCCGGCCGCCCTCGGCGTACTTGCCG of the Streptomyces koelreuteriae genome contains:
- a CDS encoding C40 family peptidase, producing MAAHRKPRQRTASGNTARTAATIALAGAATATGFDGTGHAEPQLTPGQVKAEVDKLYQEAEVATEKYNRAKEKADAAGERIRKLQDQAARKEERLNSARDALGSLAAAQYRDGGIDPALRLALSDDPDRYLENAEFVERAGNRQKSAVAGVRKQLREIEQLRGAAHIELTSLKSRQTELKRHKKTITGKLGSARQLLSRLTPQERAGLGEGPGTDRASRSSTGLRDTLAAPGSAASQAPNARAAAAVSYAYQKLGSPYVWGATGPDAFDCSGLVQAAYRSAGVALPRTTYSQIAAGRRVSRSELLPGDLVFYYAGISHVGIYVGNGQMIHAPNSSAPVRVAPLDEMPYAGATRVV
- the pcrA gene encoding DNA helicase PcrA; amino-acid sequence: MSSLFDDSFLADLQAQRGPADEPPPPPEDDHGPEPVPDDLFGGKFDVPPDRDAYYRGGAARPPVDAAALLEGLNDNQRAAVTHSGSPLLIVAGAGSGKTRVLTHRIAHLLAERDVHPGQILAITFTNKAAGEMKERVEQLVGPRANAMWVMTFHSACVRILRRESKKLGFTSSFSIYDAADSKRLMALVCRDLDLDPKRFPPKSFSAKISNLKNELIDEEDFAAQAADGFEKTLAQAYAMYQSRLREANALDFDDLIMTTVNLLRAFPDVAEHYHRRFRHVLVDEYQDTNHAQYSLVRELVGTSEHPVDVPPSADDLPPAELCVVGDADQSIYAFRGATIRNILQFEEDYPDATTILLEQNYRSTQTILTAANAVIERNESRRPKNLWTNAGTGARITGYVADTEHDEAQFVADEIDRLTDAGEAKAGDVAVFYRTNAQSRVFEEIFIRVGLPYKVVGGVRFYERKEVRDVLAYLRVLANPEDSVPLRRILNVPKRGIGDRAEAMIDALSQREKISFPQALKRVDEAYGMAARSTNAVKRFNTLMEDLRTVVESGAGPATVLEAILDRTGYLAELQASTDPQDETRIENLQELAAVAMEFEQERAEDEQGTLADFLEKVALVADSDQIPDEEDGDGVITLMTLHTAKGLEFPVVFLTGMEDGVFPHMRALGQTKELEEERRLAYVGITRARERLYLTRSTLRSAWGQPSYNPPSRFLEEIPPTHLEWKRTGATAPASSGPVSAVASSLSSSRSRSSASGASGFATRRTAEKPVVSLAVGDRVTHDQFGLGTVVAVKGTGANAEATIDFGDKPKRLLLRYAPVEKL
- a CDS encoding C40 family peptidase, producing the protein MASHRKSRPTGSRVAGIRTPALATAALTSVALLSQSANAAPEADDKPSLEEVEKKVDDLYRQAGSATEKYNGAKEKTAKQRKRVDTLLDDVAQRTEKLNEAREELGTFAAAQYRTGASAPDTATFLLADTPQDYFDQTQLMDRMTGRQKVAVDDYITQQSETMEKRQEAAESLETLTESQGDLKTAKATVQRKLADARELLSKLTAEEKARLAAIEKEKQQEAARKAAELARQQAEQQKEREQEQEAAQQQGGGSSSAGSSSGSSSTAPDSSYATKADKALAFARAQIGKPYVWGATGPGSYDCSGITQAAWKAAGVTLPRTTYDQVNAGTTVPLADAQPGDLVFFYDDVTHVGIYIGNGMMIHAPKPGTYVREESIYYDGESSIHSVVRPA
- a CDS encoding SLAC1 family transporter, whose product is MPATSPSVAWWARRAPAASAAVLATGTLSVGLDLAGYEVLSLIALALACAAWLLFAADFTLRLLRAGTRWRAYIRRPGVLESVTTTALTTVAATAVLGTAFSAAGSQALAVTLLVLAVLLWPVPLVLVPQGEQRRRPGTVFARCMATQGLAVLGATLAAAESEAWLAHAALVLFWLGLVLYVFALVRFDVRQVAEGTGDHWLAGGALALSALAGALLISADSVRLYLWNVDDRDVLRNMTVALLVLALVCYAVLLAAEFLWPRPRDDVRRWATVFTWATTGTAALGVAVALDVSWLDGFGEALLWIAIAAWLVAAALTAAAARSGARPGRRVRSRARR
- a CDS encoding ATP-binding protein, with protein sequence MSEAAAAPLAEPRPPRKLYRSSDGRWLGGVARGLAGHLGLPVVWVRLVFVGLFMADGLGALLYAAFWFFVPLGVGGVDAQKPPAAAEASADGRRRLVARKPDKGQIVALLLMVAVALVFVGNVNLSGGARVYLWPAVLVGAGVALVWRQADNARRARWVEVGRRRRTVTLLRAVGGVLLVTAGVSGIFVLQGSAAHLGSVLQAALAVLVGITLLAGPYLVRMTQDLSEERLMRIRAQERAEVAAHVHDSVLHTLTLIQRNAENAGEVRRLARAQERDLRTWLYKPEGTGKDEADEPTTLADAVRRNAAEVEDKHGVPIEVVVVGDCPLDEGTGAQMQAAREAMVNAAKYGGEGGAVQVYAEVEGKTVFVSVRDRGPGFDLDSIPADRMGVRESIIGRMERHGGTARLRAVPDGGTEVELEMERAEKTS
- a CDS encoding LuxR C-terminal-related transcriptional regulator, translating into MSDPTEANGTGGAAEAAGPGEPGGGTGGRRVRVVLVDDHRMFRTGVQAEIGQTEQTGVEVVGEAADVDQAVTVITATRPEVVLLDVHLPGGGGVEVLRRCAPLMADPEQPVRFLALSVSDAAEDVIGVIRGGARGYVTKTITGTDLVDSVFRVQEGDAVFSPRLAGFVLDAFASTDAPPVDEDLDRLTQREREVLRLIARGYAYKEIAKQLFISVKTVESHVSAVLRKLQLSNRHELTRWATARRLV